In one Gossypium hirsutum isolate 1008001.06 chromosome D09, Gossypium_hirsutum_v2.1, whole genome shotgun sequence genomic region, the following are encoded:
- the LOC107891876 gene encoding uncharacterized protein, with amino-acid sequence MASSTSKLAFRIALAVLLLLALFYVGRPLYWKISATVHDIRHNKQTVQEGISQIMLEAQRSVGWFNDESDSGIHENRGKQASRRLKFRVL; translated from the exons ATGGCATCGTCAACATCAAAGCTGGCGTTTCGTATAGCACTGGCGGTTCTCCTCCTCTTGGCTCTCTTCTACGTCGGCCGTCCGCTTTACTGGAAGATCTCCGCCACCGTCCACGACATCCGCCACAACAAACAAACCGTTCAAGAAG GTATTTCACAGATAATGCTGGAGGCTCAGAGATCAGTGGGGTGGTTTAATGACGAATCAGACTCAGGAATCCATGAAAATCGTGGTAAGCAAGCTTCAAGGAGATTGAAATTTAGGGTTTTGTGA